From Terriglobales bacterium:
CCACGAAATCAACAACCCGCTTGAGGCAGTCACGAATCTTGTTTACCTGGCCAAGGACCGTGCGGACCGTAGTGACGTCCGGGAGTTCCTTGGCGCAGTCGAGGACGAACTGGACCGTATTTCCCATCTCACCAAACAAACTTTGGGGTTTTACCGTGAGACGACGACTCCTACCCTGTTGAGTGTCGGATCGCTTATCGACCCGCTCGTATCCGTGTTCGCGACTCGTGCAGGAAACAAAGGCGTCATGATTCGGCCCGAGATTCGCGATGATGGCGACATTTGCGCTGTACCAGGCGAAATGCGCCAACTCATCGCCAATCTGTTAAGCAACAGCATCGACGCTGTTGATCAGGGTGGAGTTGTGCGCATCAGGTTGAACACATTGGATGGCGCTTCCACCGCACGCAAAATCCGAATTACGGTGGCCGATAATGGTCCGGGAATCCCTCCGGAACTTCGGTCGCGACTGTTCGAACCATTCTTTACCACGAAGAGAGAGGTTGGAACCGGTCTGGGGCTGTGGATCTGCAAGAATATTGTTGAGAAACACCACGGTTCAATTCGGATGAAGAGTAGCACGCGGCATGGACACAGCTGGACTGTTTTTTCGATTGTTCTGCCGTCGCTCGAACGACCTGCCGTGCAGGAAACCCTGAGACAGGCTGTATGACAGAAAATGGCGCAACAAACACTTCGAACCGGGACCTGCGCCAACGGTACGTGCTGGTCGTCGATGACGAAAAACGTATCGCAGACACGTTAACCGCCATTCTTGAGTCCAAAGGCTATGAATCCAGGGCAACCTACGACGGTGCAACTGCTCTCGAGACATGTCACGCACGCATCCCAGACCTCCTCATTACGGACGTTGTCATGCCCGGCATGAGCGGAATCGAGTTGGGAATCGCCGTGAAACGAGAATACTCAACGTGCCGCGTATTACTTTTTTCCGGGCAGGCAGCTACTGCGCAGATGCTGCAAGATGCGGAAGCACGCGGCCATCGATTTGAGTTGCTGGCAAAGCCGGTACACCCAAGTGTGTTGCTGGAAAGGGTCGAGCAACTCATCGGAGCCGGTGTCGGATCGTGGCCTAAGTGATGCGTGAGTGATCGTGCCAGACTGCCTAAAACTTGGGCGAGAATCAAAACAATAAGTGCCCACAAAAACCCAGCAGAAATGCTTCATGTTGCCGCTGGGACCCAAACCAGTGATCTTCCGCGTCTGTCACCAAATGGCAATTCGGCGCGCTAAATAGTAAAAAGAACAGGTGTTCGCGCAACGTTCCAACTGGAAATTGACGCCCAACCGACTGGCCTCAACTTTAGAAAGGTTGCGAGCCAACGGGACTGAGGTCCTCGACCTCACTGAATCGAATCCAACGCGCTGCGGGTTGCAACACGACGCCGACAAAATTCTTTCCGCGCTGGCCGATCGGCGTGCTTTGGAATACTGTCCCGAGCCGAAAGGCTTGCCTTCCACGCGCGAGGCAATTGCAAGCTATTATCGCGACCGTAGCGGAAGTCGCGGCGCAGTCGAAGTCAATCCGGAAAACATCATAGTTACCGCCAGCACCAGCGAAGGATATTCGTTTCTCCTTCGGCTGCTATGCAATCCTGGAGATGAAGTGCTGGTCCCTGCGCCTAGCTATCCGTTGTTTGACTATCTGGCCGGCTTGAATGATGTGAAGCTGGCGCCTTACTCGCTCTTTTACGACCACGGCTGGCAAATTGATCTGCACTCGGTCGAACAGGCTCTCTCGCCGCGGAGCCGAGCAGTAATTGTGGTGCATCCTAACAATCCAACTGGTTCGTATGTGAAGCCCAACGAAGCAGAGGCTTTGAATCGCCTGTGCGCACAACGTGAGCTGGCGATCATAGCCGACGAAGTGTTCCTGGATTTCCCACATAACGATGAATCGCGCTTCAGTTTTGCGCACAATCAATCTGCTCTGACCTTTACCCTCAGCGGGCTATCCAAAATCTCGGCCCTTCCGCAAATGAAAGTGTCGTGGTTCGTGACCAGCGGTCCTAGTTCCCTGGTGGAGCCCGCCCTGGGACGCCTGGAAGTGATTGCGGATACATTTCTCACCATGAACACGCCGCTACAACTGGCAACGCCGGCCATGCTTGAACAACGTCATCGCATGCGCCAGCAACTGCAGGAACGTATTCGCACGAATCTGGCGAAACTTGACCGGCAGCTGGCTCGCCAAAAAATGACTAATCGCTTGGACATTGAAGGGGGTTGGTACGCGGTGTTGCGCTTGCCCGCAACTCGGTCTGACGAAGACCTTGCCGTAGAGTTACTACAGAAAAAACGGGTGCTGGTGCATCCCGGACATTTTTACGATTTCCCTGCCGAGGGCTACCTAGTCGTAAGCCTGATTACTCCCACAGAGAAGTTCGACGAGGGCATAAGAAGGACCACTGAATTTCTGTCGGCGTAAAAGTCACCCACGCACCAGAAACGGATTGCTCTCCCGCTCCGCGCCAATCGTAGTCAGCGGCCCGTGACCGGGAACAACGATGGTCTCATCCGGCAATGCCAAAACGCGTTGGTGCAAAGAGCGGATGATCTTTTCGTACGATCCGCCGGGAAGATCGGTGCGACCGATGCTGCCGGCGAATAGCGTGTCGCCAGCGATCAGCTTGTGCTCGGCCGGAAAATAAAGACAGACACTGCCTTCGGTGTGTCCCGGGGTATGCAGGACGCCTGCTTCCAGTCCTCCCACATGTAACTTGTCTCCCTCGCCGATACTCTGGTCAACTTCGACTCTTTCAGGCGTAGCCATACCCACCCAGGTGGCCTGTACATTGAGCAACTTGAGCAAAGCATAATCGTTCTGGTTCAGCAGGATGGGAGCGCCGGTAAGCCGCCGCAGTTTCATCGCCCCACCTACATGATCGATGTGAGCGTGCGTGATCACGATCTGCTTTACCGTCAACCCCTGTTTGCGTGCGATGGCGACCACCTGGTCAATGTTGTCGCCCGGATCAATCACCATTGCCTCTCGCGTGTGCTCGTCCCCGATCACCGAACAATTGCACTGCAACGGGCCCACGGGAAAGATCTCGTGAATCATTCTCTTATGTTAGCAGTGAGGAGCACGAGCCGACACGGCGTGCAGTTCCGCTTCATCGCCATGTGAGTTAACCGGCTACTAGTCTGCAGCTTCGAACACCAAGCGACCACTTCACAGGTTCACAACCACCGTGAGATTGCTCGCATCGATGTAAACATTTAGGGAGGACAGACATGAAGAGCTATTCGCTTGTAGTGGTATTCGCGTTAATGTTGACAATTCCGGTGTGGGGACAAACCGGTGGGGGCGGAGCAGGGGACCATGCGGGCAGCGGTTCATCCGGCACACAGGACAGCACCACCACCGGACAGAGCAGCAGCAGCGATCAAGGACAAACGTCGAGTGGGCAGGCCAGCGGCACTGCTGACTCCGGCCAGAATTCCGGCATGAGTAATTCCGGGAAAAAAGACGAAAAGACCCTGAAGGGCTGCATAGAATCGCAGGGTGGTCAGTACGTTCTGCAGGAAAAGCACGGCAAAACTGCAATGCTGAGCGGCCAGGATCTCTCTTCGTATGCAGGGAAAGAAGTAAAGGTTCGCGGAAGCTGGCAGAGTGGAAGCAGCGGGATGTCGAGTTCCTCTTCTTCTTCCTCTGGTCAGTCTGCCCCTAATTCAGGGATGTCAAGCACGGGCAGCGACCATAACGGTGGGGTCTTTATGGTCGACAAGGTAGATAAGGTCTCCGACACTTGCAAGACCAAAGGAGCGAGCAGCGGCAGTCAATCTAGCTCCAGCAACTCCGACTCCAGTAACTCCAGCATGGGAAGTTCGAGTTCCAGCCAAGGTACGAGCGCGACCCAAACTAATCCTGCGGCGGGCACTGGCAGCTCAAACACCAACAACCCCGCTCCAAGCGGCAACACTGGTGGAAGCACCACGCCTCCTCAGCGGTAAATGCTCAGCCAGTTGTTCTAAGACAGCCGGGTGCCACCTGGCTGTCTTTTTTTTATCTGCTGGTGATGTTTGCAGAACTTTCAGAAGAACGCAGTCAGGGATCTACTTCGGCGTGACCGGCTGCGGCTCGGGTTTAGGGGCCTGCGCGGGCGTTGCCGGCTGGCTCTTGGTCTGCGCTGGTTTGATGCCTTCAAGCACGGACCCTGAACCGCGATGACGCGCTGCGGCAACTGAGAGCGTTATTGAGGTCAGCATAAAGAGGACAGCTGACCAGGTTGTTGCCTTTCCGAGCAATGTAGTAGCGCCGCGCGGACCAAAAGCAGTCTGGCTGCCCATTCCGCCGAATGCGGCAGCGATGTCGCCGCTTTTCCCGCTCTGCAGCAGAACCACCACAATAATGAAGAAGCAAACGAAGATGTGTACGAGGGTAATGAGTGTTATAAGCATGGATTCCTAACTATCCGGGCACAGTGGCCCGCGAAACTCTGTTCTCAAAATCTTTTGGCTATTCGGAAGCCGCAGCTATGGTGCGGAAGGGGGGATTTGAACCCCCACGCCTTTCGGCGCCACCCCCTCAAGATGGTGTGTCTGCCAGTTCCACCACTTCCGCACTGGTCCGAAAAGTACGTGAGGTCAATTAATTATAGCAAAGCCAAATACCTCACTATGGAGTCGCGGACAGGTGCCTCAATACTTCACGATAGCAGCGAACGATTGCGGATCGAGGCTGGCGCCGCCAACCAGGGCGCCGTCAATCTCATCTTCTGCCATCAGGGATTTAGCATTCTCCGGCTTCACGCTGCCGCCATAAAGGATTCGCAAGTTCTTGGCCAGCTGGTCGCCGAGGGCTTCGGCCGTCTCTGCCCGGATCACCCGATGAGCCTCGGCAGCAATCTGGGGGGTTGCGGTCTTGCCGGTGCCAATCGCCCACACTGGTTCATAGGCGACGGTCAACTTGGCAGCTTTTTCACCCGAGATCCCGCGAAATGCGCCCACACATTGCCGGCGCAGGACATCTTCGGTGAGCCCAGCCTCGCGCTCCTTGAGCACTTCGCCGACACACACAATCGGAGTCAAACCCGCCTCGAGTGCGCGAGTCAGCTTGCGATTCACAGTGTCGTCGGTTTCCCCAAAATATTGCCGCCGCTCAGAGTGTCCGATGATCACATGGGTGCAGCCCGTCGCCAGCAACATGCCCGCCGAAATCTCCCCTGTGTAGGCTCCCTCTTTCTCCCAGAAAAGGTTCTGACCTCCGATGACGACGCGCGAGCCCCGTGTTTCCTCCACCGCGGCGGGAATGCACACGAACGGTGGACAGACCACTATTTCGTCGCGAGTGTGGTTGGCCACCAGGGGAAGAAATGCTTTCATGAAGACGCGGGTCTCATCCGGCGTCTTATACATCTTCCAGTTGGCAGCAATCAGTTTTTTGCGGGGCATCAGGCGGCGTCGGTGAGAGCTTCTACTCCCGGCAACTTCTTGCCTTCCAGAAACTCCAAGGAAGCTCCGCCTCCGGTTGAGATGTGAGTAATTCGGTCCGCGACATCGGCTTCGCGAACCGCAGAGATGGTGTCGCCGCCGCCCACAATAGACGTAGCGCCAACGTTCTCTGCCACCGCGTGCGCGATCTTCATAGTGCCGTGGGAGAAGGGTTCAACCTCAAAGACTCCCATGGGTCCGTTCCACAGAATAGTGCGGGCGCGAGAGATCTCTTCAGAGAACAATTCGACACTCTGAGGACCAATGTCCAGCGCCATCATGTCGGGAGGAATTGCTTCGTTTTCTCCAATTTTCTTAATTCTTGCGGTGGCGGAAATCTTGTCCGCAACTACATGGTCCACCGGCAACAGAAAGCGCACGCCTTTCGCCTTCGCCTCCTGCATGGTTTGCCGCGCCATGTCCAGCTTGTCTTCCTCCACCAGGGACTTCCCCACCTGCTGCCCCATGGCCTTCAAAAAGGTGTACGCCATCCCACCTCCGATTAACAGCGAGTTCACCTTGCCGATCAAATTGCGTATGACGCCGATCTTGTCACTCACTTTAGCGCCGCCCAGGAGGGTGATAAATGGACGTTCAGGATGGTGCAGAACCTTGCCCAGATACTCGATCTCTTTCTCCATTAGGAAACCTGCGGCAGCCTTGGGCACAAATTTGGTTACCCCGACCGTTGATGCATGAGCGCGATGTGCGGCGCCGAATGCGTCATTCACGTAGTAGTCGCCCAAGCGAGCCAATTGCTGCGCGAACTTTGCATCATTCGCCTCTTCTTCGGGATGGAAGCGCAGATTCTCGAGCAGCAATGTCTGTCCTTTTTCCAGCTTGTTAGCCATCTCCTCCGCCTGCAGTCCAACGCAGTCGGTGGCAAATCCAACGTTTTCACTCCGGCTGAGCTGCTGGTCGAGCAGGATGCGCAACCGTTCCGCTACGGGCTTTAGGCTATAGCGTGGATCCGGCTTGCCTTTGGGCCGCCCCAGGTGAGACGTCAGTATCAGCCGCGAACCATGACGCAACGCATATTCGATGGTTGGCAACGTCAGGCGAATGCGAGTGTCATCGAGGACGCCGCCGTCTTCCCCTAGTGGAACGTTGAAATCAACGCGCATCAGGATGCGATGCCCGCTTAAGGGAATATCGCGGATTGAGAGCTTGTGGAAGACGCTCGTGCCACGAAGCGTTGCGGAAGGTGCATGGTTCGTCAGCATCTAGACCTCATTCGCGCCGCGGGCGGCTGGCGCTCAGTTGATTACTTCGATGTGATCAGAGTCCTTTAGCGCCGATGAAGTTGACTAAATCCCGCACCCGGCAGGAATATCCCCATTCGTTGTCATACCAGGAGATCACTTTCACGCAGTTCCCCGCCACCACGCGGGTCATGGGCGCGTCCACAATGGACGAACGCGAATCGCCGCGGAAATCCGTGGAAACCAGTTCGCCTTCTTCGAATCCCAAATAGCCCTTCAGAGGCGCAGTCCCTGAAGCCCTCTTCATGGCTCCGTTAACATCCTCGGCGCTGGTCTTCTTTTCTACGAATGCCACCAGATCAACTACGGAAACGTTGGGCGTGGGCACGCGCATCGCGAAGCCGTCGAGCTTGCCCTTCAGCTCAGGAATTACCAAGTGCAGTGCCTTGGCGGCGCCGGTGCTGGTGGGAATCATGTTGATTGCGGCGGCCCGGGCTCGACGTAAATCCTTGTGGGGGAAATCCAGAATTACCTGGTCATTAGTATAGGAGTGGATGGTCGTCATGGTCCCGCTCACGATCTTGAACTCATCGTTGATTACTTTCGCGATCGGCGCGAGGCAGTTGGTGGTACAAGATGCATTCGAAATAATGTGGTGCTTGGCGGGGTCGTAGACATTCTGGTTAACGCCAAGCACAACAGTGACATCTTCATTCTTGGCCGGAGCAGTAATAATGACCTTCTTCACCGGCCCGCGCAGGTGTTTCTTAGCATCGTTGGCGTCGGTAAATCGGCCAGTGGACTCGATCACAACCTGGGCACCTACGGATGACCAATCCAACTTAGCAGGATCCTTTTCAGCAAAAACGCGAATACTACGGCCGTCGATTCGGATGCAGTCGGCGCCGGCATTGATGTTCTGGTGCAGGTTGCCGAGGATGGAATCGTACTTAAGTAAGTGCGCCAGCGTGCCCGGATCGGTAAGATCGTTGACCGCTACAAATTCCAGATTCGAATCCTGGAGGGCTGTCCGCAGGATGTTGCGGCCGATACGCCCAAACCCATTTATGCCTACTTTGATTGCCATATTGCCTCCGGGTCAGTAAGAAAGGTTACGGTGAGTTGCGGCCAAAATTTGTAATCAGCGATTGAACAAGCAAAAATCGTAACATCGGGCAGCAGTAGGCGCAAATGGGTGAGGGATACCGAATGGGGCTGCGAATTGGTCTCGTCCCAGTAATGCGCTCGGGGCTGAATACCTTTCGTAACTTGTACTCAGCTTAGGGCCCATGCTCCAATCTCCAAAATGGGAAACGGCGAAAGTGGAGCGAAACAACCCGCCGATGAAAGACGCCGGGCGGAGCGCCGGCGCGGCGCCGATCGCCGGGGCAGCGCGTCTGAACGCCGGGCGGGAGCTTCGGGACGCCGCTCGGTAGACCAGTTTGCAGAAAGCGATGTGCACGTGCTCACTCTGGCAGCAGCCGTCATCCTCGCGCCCAGGTTGCAAGCTCTGGAATTCCGCGACACCATGGGAATTCGCAAGCTGATTCACGAGGCGGTGAACCTTTCCAGGCTGATCCTGCAAAAAGCGGAGGTGGAGCACGCCAGAGATTTTGTGGAAGAGGAATCTGCGCGAAAACGCAACCTGCAATAGCCTCCTCTTTGATTGCTTTCACAGCTTTTTCACCTTCCTTATTAGCGCATCAGCAGATTGCCCACTCACAGCTCTCTGTGTTACAAGCCAAACATGAGGAAGTGGATGCGCGACCGCCTGCGTCGCGGCAAGAAAAAGCCCGAATCTGGCACCCCAGAGCCTGCACAAAGTCCCTCTCCAGAATTGCCACCGTTGCAACCTTACCTTATGGACCGGGACTCCCTTGTAGAAACCGAGAAGCCTACAGCAAACCGACCTAGGATCATCGAGGAGCAGCCGACGCCGGCGGAGAAGCTGCCCGCCGAGGCGCGCGCTGCCACTTCCTCCGGTGAAGCGCCCAAGCGTAAACGGCGTCGTGGCCGCCGCGGGCGTGGTAAATCGCAAGGGAGAGCATCGGGCACACAGCAGCGTGGCGCACAGCCTCTGCAGCCGGCTTATCCCGAAGGCAGCGGTCCAGGAGACTTGAGCGGTGCAAGTGCAGAGTCGTCAGAAGCTCGGCCTTCGCACTCGGCCGCGCATCCTGCGCACCGGCCGCAACGCCACCAGCCCCAGCGCCAACCGCGTGCGCCACAACCGGCGCCAGGTCAACAGCTCAGGCCGTCGAAGGGAGTGGTAGTGCTGGCCATTGGCCTGCCGGGTTCAGGGAAAAGTACATGGTTTAAGCGCAAGAATGTGGTTCCGCTCTCCAGCGACATGCTGCGGGCCATGCTCTTTGATGACGTAACCCAGCAGCGCTTCCAGGACCTGGTTTTTTCCACCCTGCGTTCGCTGTTGCGCGCCCGGATGATCGCGGGCATGCCCACGAATTACGTTGATGCTACGAACCTGTCACCCCACGAACGGCGCAGCTGGATCAAGATGGCACACGACTTCGGTTACGAGGTGCAGGCGGTGTTCTTCGACGTCCCGGTGGAGGTCTGCATGGAACGCAATCGCCGCCGCGAACGGGTGGTGCCGGAAGATGTGATGCAGCGCATGGCCGCGAAACTGCGGCCGCCTGAATTTGAGGAGGGCTTTTCGAAGGTGACTGTGGTGCGGGTCAAAGAGAAAGCCTAGCCGGCTATTTCAAATACGGCAGCAATTCTTTAAACGCCGGAACGCCTGACGAGCGCAGCAACTCATACATCATCATTTCAGTGGAAGAAATCACTGCCCCGGCATCGCGCATTCGCTCCAGCCCGATTTTCCAATTCCACTCTGAGCGCGAACTCACAGCGTCAGAAGCGACATGCACTAAATAGCCGTTGTTGAGCGCGCCCAGCGCAGTCTGCATTACGCAGATGTGTGCCTCCATACCGCAAAGCAGTATCGTATTTCGGCGGCCAGGCAGCCGCTGGAGCGTGTTGCAGAATTCCGCGCTGCCGAAACAGGAGAATTGCTGCTTATCAGTGACTGCTACGTCGGTTAACAACTCGCTGATTTCCGGAACAATATTGCCCAGGCCCTTGGCATATTGCGTAGTAGCGAGCACTGGCAGCTTCAACAGCCTGGCCAGGCGGATCAGCAGTTGCGTATTCCGCACCAGCCGGTCTTTTTCGTAGATGGGCGGCAGGAGCTTCTCCTGAACATCCACAACTAGCAAAGCGCACTTTTCTGCTTCGAGCGGCCGGCGAGCTACTTCGCTAATAGAGGTGATGCTCCCGACGACTGTGCCCATGAAAGCTCCTCATCACTTCCCGAGATTCTAACGCTTGCCCTGCTTATGATGGTGCAGTGCTGTCTCGACCAGCAGCTCGCAGTAGTCACTCGGGAGTGCAGCGCTCGCCGGCTGCTCAGGTCTGCTGAAATACGCGCCACTGAAGGCTTCCGGCCCACAACAATGGCATCTTTCTTTAGCACAAACAGATCTAATAACTAGCAATTTATGACAAGGCTGAGGTAGGCAGGACCGGTCGGCGCCAGCCTCTCTGATAACGAGTTGCATTTACGGCGGGAGCGTTTGCTCCTGCCGATGCTTTTTTAGGAAGCAGAGGCGCTGCTGAAACTCCGGTTCCCTGCCCAGTTACATCGAAGGAGGCACCTAAGATGTTTGAACAGAGCCTCATTGAATCCAGCAATAAGAAACCTGGCACCCGCCGCGGAGCGGCTACAGTCCTATCATTTTGCGATCCAGGGCGCGATTATCGCCATCCTCGTGCTGCTGCCGTTATTGTTCGTGCAAGCTTTGCCGACGCACACGCTGCTTACGGAACTGGTGGCCCCTCCGCCACCACCTCCACCTCCGCCGCCTCCAGCGGCAGCCGCCGCAGTGAGACCGCGGGCGGTTAAAACCGTGGCCGATACCGGCGAGCTTCACACTCCTACCCGCATTCCGAAGAAGGTCATGAGGGTGGAGGACGTGGAGCAAGCTTCGGCTGCGCCTCCTCCGGGCGCGGTAACCGGCGGTGTTCCGGGCGGAGTCGCCGGCGGACAAATCGGCGGCGTTTTGGGCGGCGTGCTTGCCTCGACTCCGGTGGCCGTGCCCAAAATAGCGGCGCCACAGCGCGTTCGCGTCTCGCAGGGCGTGACCCAGGGTCTGTTACAGCATAAGGTTGAGCCACAATATCCGGCCCTCGCCCGCTCAGCTCGCGTTCAGGGCACCGTGATTCTGCACGCCCTCATTGGAAAAGATGGCCAGGTGAAAAATCTGCAGTTGGTGAGCGGCCATCCCATGCT
This genomic window contains:
- a CDS encoding response regulator; protein product: MTENGATNTSNRDLRQRYVLVVDDEKRIADTLTAILESKGYESRATYDGATALETCHARIPDLLITDVVMPGMSGIELGIAVKREYSTCRVLLFSGQAATAQMLQDAEARGHRFELLAKPVHPSVLLERVEQLIGAGVGSWPK
- a CDS encoding pyridoxal phosphate-dependent aminotransferase, which translates into the protein MFAQRSNWKLTPNRLASTLERLRANGTEVLDLTESNPTRCGLQHDADKILSALADRRALEYCPEPKGLPSTREAIASYYRDRSGSRGAVEVNPENIIVTASTSEGYSFLLRLLCNPGDEVLVPAPSYPLFDYLAGLNDVKLAPYSLFYDHGWQIDLHSVEQALSPRSRAVIVVHPNNPTGSYVKPNEAEALNRLCAQRELAIIADEVFLDFPHNDESRFSFAHNQSALTFTLSGLSKISALPQMKVSWFVTSGPSSLVEPALGRLEVIADTFLTMNTPLQLATPAMLEQRHRMRQQLQERIRTNLAKLDRQLARQKMTNRLDIEGGWYAVLRLPATRSDEDLAVELLQKKRVLVHPGHFYDFPAEGYLVVSLITPTEKFDEGIRRTTEFLSA
- a CDS encoding MBL fold metallo-hydrolase, which encodes MIHEIFPVGPLQCNCSVIGDEHTREAMVIDPGDNIDQVVAIARKQGLTVKQIVITHAHIDHVGGAMKLRRLTGAPILLNQNDYALLKLLNVQATWVGMATPERVEVDQSIGEGDKLHVGGLEAGVLHTPGHTEGSVCLYFPAEHKLIAGDTLFAGSIGRTDLPGGSYEKIIRSLHQRVLALPDETIVVPGHGPLTTIGAERESNPFLVRG
- the secG gene encoding preprotein translocase subunit SecG; translated protein: MLITLITLVHIFVCFFIIVVVLLQSGKSGDIAAAFGGMGSQTAFGPRGATTLLGKATTWSAVLFMLTSITLSVAAARHRGSGSVLEGIKPAQTKSQPATPAQAPKPEPQPVTPK
- the tpiA gene encoding triose-phosphate isomerase, yielding MPRKKLIAANWKMYKTPDETRVFMKAFLPLVANHTRDEIVVCPPFVCIPAAVEETRGSRVVIGGQNLFWEKEGAYTGEISAGMLLATGCTHVIIGHSERRQYFGETDDTVNRKLTRALEAGLTPIVCVGEVLKEREAGLTEDVLRRQCVGAFRGISGEKAAKLTVAYEPVWAIGTGKTATPQIAAEAHRVIRAETAEALGDQLAKNLRILYGGSVKPENAKSLMAEDEIDGALVGGASLDPQSFAAIVKY
- a CDS encoding phosphoglycerate kinase, with protein sequence MLTNHAPSATLRGTSVFHKLSIRDIPLSGHRILMRVDFNVPLGEDGGVLDDTRIRLTLPTIEYALRHGSRLILTSHLGRPKGKPDPRYSLKPVAERLRILLDQQLSRSENVGFATDCVGLQAEEMANKLEKGQTLLLENLRFHPEEEANDAKFAQQLARLGDYYVNDAFGAAHRAHASTVGVTKFVPKAAAGFLMEKEIEYLGKVLHHPERPFITLLGGAKVSDKIGVIRNLIGKVNSLLIGGGMAYTFLKAMGQQVGKSLVEEDKLDMARQTMQEAKAKGVRFLLPVDHVVADKISATARIKKIGENEAIPPDMMALDIGPQSVELFSEEISRARTILWNGPMGVFEVEPFSHGTMKIAHAVAENVGATSIVGGGDTISAVREADVADRITHISTGGGASLEFLEGKKLPGVEALTDAA
- the gap gene encoding type I glyceraldehyde-3-phosphate dehydrogenase, whose amino-acid sequence is MAIKVGINGFGRIGRNILRTALQDSNLEFVAVNDLTDPGTLAHLLKYDSILGNLHQNINAGADCIRIDGRSIRVFAEKDPAKLDWSSVGAQVVIESTGRFTDANDAKKHLRGPVKKVIITAPAKNEDVTVVLGVNQNVYDPAKHHIISNASCTTNCLAPIAKVINDEFKIVSGTMTTIHSYTNDQVILDFPHKDLRRARAAAINMIPTSTGAAKALHLVIPELKGKLDGFAMRVPTPNVSVVDLVAFVEKKTSAEDVNGAMKRASGTAPLKGYLGFEEGELVSTDFRGDSRSSIVDAPMTRVVAGNCVKVISWYDNEWGYSCRVRDLVNFIGAKGL
- a CDS encoding AAA family ATPase, with the translated sequence MRDRLRRGKKKPESGTPEPAQSPSPELPPLQPYLMDRDSLVETEKPTANRPRIIEEQPTPAEKLPAEARAATSSGEAPKRKRRRGRRGRGKSQGRASGTQQRGAQPLQPAYPEGSGPGDLSGASAESSEARPSHSAAHPAHRPQRHQPQRQPRAPQPAPGQQLRPSKGVVVLAIGLPGSGKSTWFKRKNVVPLSSDMLRAMLFDDVTQQRFQDLVFSTLRSLLRARMIAGMPTNYVDATNLSPHERRSWIKMAHDFGYEVQAVFFDVPVEVCMERNRRRERVVPEDVMQRMAAKLRPPEFEEGFSKVTVVRVKEKA
- a CDS encoding hydrolase: MGTVVGSITSISEVARRPLEAEKCALLVVDVQEKLLPPIYEKDRLVRNTQLLIRLARLLKLPVLATTQYAKGLGNIVPEISELLTDVAVTDKQQFSCFGSAEFCNTLQRLPGRRNTILLCGMEAHICVMQTALGALNNGYLVHVASDAVSSRSEWNWKIGLERMRDAGAVISSTEMMMYELLRSSGVPAFKELLPYLK
- a CDS encoding TonB family protein, producing the protein MNPAIRNLAPAAERLQSYHFAIQGAIIAILVLLPLLFVQALPTHTLLTELVAPPPPPPPPPPPAAAAAVRPRAVKTVADTGELHTPTRIPKKVMRVEDVEQASAAPPPGAVTGGVPGGVAGGQIGGVLGGVLASTPVAVPKIAAPQRVRVSQGVTQGLLQHKVEPQYPALARSARVQGTVILHALIGKDGQVKNLQLVSGHPMLAKAALDAVRQWKYKPYSLNGQPTEIETEVTVNFTLNS